The following are encoded in a window of Halorubrum sp. PV6 genomic DNA:
- a CDS encoding IS6 family transposase produces the protein MPENDRLSGCLDEINLEFVEQEATPQLLMKLSIQLYLAGLSLSNTVSFLEVFGVERVRSTVHNWVHKADLQPESGRSPNHVAVDETVIRLDDEQYWLYAAVDPETNDLLHTQLEPTTNNALADRFFADLRDKHDIDDATVLVDGSASLQRACRKHDLNFRYERHGNRNSVERVFREIKRRTICFSNCFSNAEAETADEWLRSFAFAWNQLI, from the coding sequence ATGCCCGAAAACGACCGCCTCAGCGGCTGTTTAGACGAGATCAACTTAGAGTTTGTGGAGCAAGAGGCAACACCGCAGCTGTTGATGAAGCTCAGTATTCAGCTTTATTTAGCAGGATTATCGCTTTCGAATACTGTTTCGTTTCTTGAGGTATTCGGTGTTGAAAGAGTTCGATCAACCGTTCATAACTGGGTTCACAAGGCCGACCTACAGCCGGAATCTGGTCGGAGCCCGAATCACGTCGCGGTCGATGAGACGGTGATTCGACTTGACGATGAACAATATTGGCTGTACGCTGCTGTCGATCCGGAAACGAACGATCTGCTCCATACACAGCTTGAGCCGACGACAAATAACGCCCTCGCGGATCGGTTTTTCGCTGATCTCCGTGACAAACACGACATAGATGACGCAACAGTTCTCGTCGATGGATCAGCTTCACTTCAGCGAGCCTGTCGCAAACACGACCTCAATTTCAGATACGAACGACATGGAAATCGGAACAGCGTCGAACGTGTCTTTCGTGAGATAAAACGTCGAACTATCTGTTTCTCAAACTGTTTCAGCAACGCCGAAGCAGAAACTGCCGACGAGTGGCTCAGATCGTTCGCTTTCGCATGGAACCAGCTTATCTGA